GCCATTCTTTGTTTAATGGGAAGATTAGAATATAAAGCGGGAACCCATTTTTTGTTTATTCTTTTTAATGCACGGAAAAAGTCTTTATTGAAATCTTTATTATCGATTTGCGGATAAATTCTAGCATTGATTATTTCTCCAATTTCATTGATGTAAAATTCTATATTGATATCTCCATTGATGTGATAATCTTGAAATAATGCCATAAAATTATCATGAAAGTCTTTATCAAATTGTGTCTTTCCTTTAGAATATTTTGCGTTAGTGATGTAATCGCTGGCTTTATAATTCTCATTGTAATTGCTCATTAAATCTTTGGGATAAAAAACGAAATCTGTAATTGCTCCAAATTTTCCCCCTTTTACTTCTGCTGGACTCCAATTATGTAAACCTTTTAGAATAGACATTGCCAGATTATATGCACATTTGTTTTTGGAGATGTTAAGAGTATCGTTGTCCTGCACTACTTTTACTTTTGCTTCTGCAGTAACCAAAATTCTTGGAACATAAATTTCCTTTGAATCACATTCTTTTGCATTGGTTTTTACCAAAAATTCGTGAGCTTCTTTGTAAAAATTTACTATTCCATCTTTATAGAAAGTTTGGCCTTTTGGATATTCATCTAAAGTTTGGGAATAAAATAAATTCGGTAGTAACAACAGAAATAGATAATTTTTTTTCATAATTTTAATACTCCTCATTAGAATGTTCAGACGTAAAATTGATATCAAAAATAATATTAGAGCTCACAGGAACACCATTTGTGATTGCCGGTTTCCATTTTTTCTTAATACGTTTCATCGCAAAATTCATATCCTGTTTGAATTCTTCATCGTTTCTGACTTTTGGATAGATTTTCATCTCGCTCATTTTCCCTTTTTCGTCAATGGTAATGATAAAAGAAAATTTTCCGTTCACAGCGTAAGCCGTAATATCAACATAAGCGTGAACCATTTTCATAAATTCTTTGCGGAAGGCATCTTGCCCGCCGGGGAATTCTGCTTTTGAATCTGCTAATGTTGAGGTTTTGGTTGTTTCGGATTGTGAAAAAGCGACATTGCTGATCAATAAAGAAATTATCAATAAAAAAGCTCTCATTTTACAGGATTAAAAGTTTTGTCAAATATATTAAAATAGCGAATGAAATTAACCGATGCTGTTTTATGATTTTGTAATTTTGATTTTAATTTAACATAATGAAAATTACACTTAATAGAATCAATGATGATTTTTTGTTTGAATGTTCCAACGAACAAGGAAATTCTATCTTACTAGACAATACGACTTTACCAAATGCAAAAGGAGTTTCTCCAATGCAATCGGTTCTGATGGCGGTTGCTGGCTGTAGCGGGATTGATGTAGTTTCGATTCTGAAAAAACAACGTCAGACAATTACAGATTTCAAAGCGGAAGTGGAAGGTGAAAGAGTTCAGGTAGATGAAGCAAAACCTTTCAAATCTATCAAAGTAAAGTTTTTCCTAGAAGGTGAAATTGACCCAAAAAAAGCAAAAAAAGCAGCTGAATTATCTTTCGAAAAATATTGCTCGGTTTCCAAAACGCTTGAGCCAAATGTTGAAATCACTTATGAAGTCAGCGTGAATGGTGAAATTGTAGAATAGTTTTTTCGATGAAAGTTTATTTATCAAATCAGAAAAATAAATTCAAAAAGCATTTAGAAGATTTGAAATCTAAAAATGTGATGATTTATGATAAATCTAAACTGGTCGAAAAAATCACTCAAATATCGATTGATACAGGAAAGACTATTGATGAAATTGATTTAGAATTTCTTATCGATTATAATATTTTCCCAAGCAATATTTTGATTTTCACAACTCAATGGAACGATGAAAATCGAGAAATGAAAGTTGGCGATACAATTCTTCAACAAGTTTTCTTACCACCAATAAAATCTTTTTCACAGAAGATAATTTTCGGAGTCAGAATCAAAGAGATCATTAATGAAGAAAATAAAAAAGGTTTCAGTTACGAAACGTTGGAAGATCACGTAGAAAAAGGAATTTCAACATTTACAATTGAAAAATTGAATCAAAAAATCATTTTCAAAATTCATACATTTTCAATACCTGGAAATATATTCTCAAAATTATTGGCGCCAATATTTTCAATTCCTTATCAAACTTATTGTACAAAACAAGCTTTGGAAAATGTGAAGCAACAAGTTGAAAATCAATAAAAAACCTTATCAAAATCTGATAAGGTTTCTTTTTTATAATTCTATTTATGCGTCAACCTCGGCTGAATCAACTTTGCAACCGTAGAAGTCCATCCGGTTTGATGGGAAGCACCAACGCCTCGGCCATTGTCGCCGTGGAAATATTCGAAGAACATAATGTAATCCTTGAAATGCGGGTCGTTATTGAATTTATCCACGCCACCGTTGAATGCTCTGTTTCCATTCTCATCTTTCAGAAAAATACCACAAAGTCTGTCGCTGATGTCTTTGGAAACTTCTTCCAGATTCTTCTGAACACCACTTCCTTTTGGATATTCAATCGTCAAAGCATCGCCAAAAAAGAAATGAAAACGTTGCAGACTTTCTACAATCAAGAAATTAATAGGAAACCAAATTGGTCCGCGCCAGTTACTGTTGCCACCAAACATTCGGCTGTCACTTTCTGCAGGCGTGTAATAAACCACGTGTTCCTGGTCATGAACGGTAAATCGGAAAGGATTTTCTTCATAAACTTTAGACATCGCACGGATTCCGTAATCACTCAAAAATTCAGATTCATCAACCAATCTTGTCAAAACTTTGGTCAGTCTTGTTTTTCTAAGAATACTCAAAAGATGTTTGTTTCCTTCGCCTTCCACATACCATTGGGAAACGAGTTTCGTAAGGTCTTGTTTGTTTTTGAGAATCCATTCCATTCGTTTTTTGAACTGTGGCAATTTCTCTAACATAGTGTGTTCTACCACTTCTACCGCAAACATCGGAATCAATCCAACGATGCTTCGAAGTTTCAAACTCACACTGTCTCCATTGGAAAGCTGAAGCACATCGTAGAAAAACCCGTCTTCCTCATTCCAAAGTCCTTGTTTGCCGTCACCAATATTTTCCATCGCTTCTGCGATATAAAGGTAGTGTTCAAAAAACTTGATGGCCATATCCTCATAGACCGGATTATATGTGGCGAGTTCCATCGCAATCCTCATCATATTCAGTGAATACATCGCCATCCAGCTGGTTCCGTCGGCTTGTTCCAGATGTTCACCTTCATTGAATTCCATATTCCGGTCAAACGCTCCAATATTATCAAGACCCAGGAATCCGCCTCCAAAAAGGTTGTTTCCGTTGTAATCTTTTCGGTTAACCCACCAGGTGAAATTCAGTAATAATTTTTTAAAAAACCCTTTCCAGAAAAGCCAAATCCGGTTTCCCATTATTTTTTTCATCGATTTTAAAAACCCTGAAAGTTGCCCACGCGTGAACAGGCGGATTCACATCATCGAAGTTCCATTCGTAAGCTGGCATTTGTCCATTTGGATGCATATACCATTCTTTCGTCAATGTAATCAACTGGTCTTTAGCAAATTCCGAATCAATCACGCAAAAACTAACGCAATGAAACGCCAAATCCCAAGTCGCATACCAAGGATATTCCCATTTGTCGGGCATCGAAATAATGTCTTTATTATGAAGATGTTCCCAATCGCTGTTTCGTACAAAACCTTTTCTTTGAATCGGGAAATTTGGGTCTCCTTTCAGCCATTTTCCAACATTGTAATGATAGAACTGTTTGTTCCAAAGCAAACCTGCAAAAGCCTGTCTTTGAACGTTTCTTTCGTCCTCGTTTTCAATATCTTTCTGGATGTTCGCATAGAAATTATCCGAATCCTGCTTTCTGTGATTGATGATTTCATCAAAATCCCAAAACGCATCCTCCATAATATGCGGAGACAATCGGAACTCGAAAACCTTGTTGCTGTGCGCTTCCACGATTTCTTCGCAATGCAAAGACGCTTTAGTTCCGGTTTTCTTAGGATTAATGGTGTCTAAACCTTTCGTAATATATTGATTGATACCGTCTTTGAAAAAACCTTCTGTTTTAGGAAGATTGAAAAGTCTTGCTCTGTTCGTTTCATTTTCACAAAACAAAGCGTCCACATTTCTGTTTCTGGAATATAACTTCTTGATGCTCAGACTATCGTGATGAATATCAATTTCACCTTGCTTAGAAAAACCAAGATTCGCTTTATAATCATTGTACCCCCAAACCCAATTATTTCGGTACCAAACCGTTGGCAAAACAACAATTGGGGCTGGTTTATCGCTTCGGTTATGAATATCAATCCTGATTAAAAAATCATCTTCGCCAGCCTTTGCATACTCAATGAAAATATCGAAATATTCATCGTTATCAAAAATTCCTGTGTCAATCAGTTCATATTCCATCTCATTTTTGGAACGCTGACCATTCACGCTGATGAGCTCCTCGTATGGAAATTCATTGATTGGATATTTGTAAACCATCTTCATATAGCTGTGAGACGGCGTGTTGTCCAAATAGTAAAAAATCTCCTTTATATCTTCCCCGTGATTTCCCTGATAATTGCTCAGTCCGAAAAAACGTTCTTTAATTCTAATATCTTTTTTGTTCCAAAAGGAGAAGGCGAAACACATCTGTTGCTTCTCATCCGAGATGCCTGCGATGCCTTCCTCAGCCCATCTGTAAGACCAAGCTTCTGCTGTATCGTGGCCTGTAAATCCCCACGCATCGCCGTTGGTGCTGTAATCCTCCCGCACATTTCCCCATTGGCGATGGCTCACATAAGGTCCCCATTTCTTCCAACGCGGATTCCTCAATTTTTCTTCCTCGTTCATATGTTTCTAATTATTTTTTGGATAATTATTCGTTTTTAATTTAGGAGCATCACGTTTCGACTTTTGTTCGAACTGTCCAACCCGCTGTCCACTATATCTTTTTTTGCTTAGACGATTGGTAATCCAAAGAAAACTTCCCCAAAAGCAAAAAAAGGATGCCGTTCCCATCGGGGCTATGTTGAAGATTTGTCATTCTATCAAGTTTTTAAAATTACAAAAACCATCAACTAACAACAGTCAACCAACAACCAACAACCAAATTACCCGTTATCCGCAAAACTTTCCAACGTCGTCATTCCACCATCCACATAAATACTCGCTCCCGTAATGTAATCCGAATAATCACTCGCCAAAAATACGGCTAAATTTCCAATGTCTTCCGGTTGCCCGATTCTATCGTACGGAATCAGCGTCATCAGCGCATCCAAAGATTTTTCATTATCCCAAGCAGATTTATTGATTGGCGTTTGGATGGCGCCCGGACAAATATTATTCACACGGATTTTTTGCTTTCCATATTCCTGCGCTAAAGTTTGCATCAGCATTCTCAATGCACCTTTACTAGAAGCATAATTTGCGTGTCCAGCCCACGGAATCGTCTCGTGAACACTGCTGATATTAATGATTTTCCCCAAAGCTTTCGATTTGTCATTCATTCCACGTTTCAAAAATTCTCTAATAGCTTCTCTTGAGCACAGAAAATGACCTGTAAGATTCACGTCAATTACTTTTTGCCATTGCGCCAAAGTCATATCAATAAAAGCCGCATCTTGTTGCAAACCAGCATTATTTATAAGAATATCTACAGTTCCATATTTTTCAATCGTGGTTTTGAACATTTCCTGAACCTGGTCTTCCTTGCTCACATCACATTGAATAATAAAACCTTCACCACCATTTTCCTCAATGGTTTTCAAAGTGTCTTCCGCTTCTGTTCGAGAATTTTCAGATGAATGATTAACTATAGTGATTGCGCCGGATTTTGCCAGACTGATTGCTATTCCTTTCCCGATTCCGCTGCTGGAACCCGTTACGATGGCGACTTGTTTATTAAGATTGATTTCCATAATTGATTGTAAAAAGAAATTTTAACTACAAATACTATACGCAAGTTCCGAGAAAATTTATTCTTAACAAATATTTATTTTAGAATTTTCAACCGAAATTTGGAAAAAGTGAACATTGTGAAGTATATTTGCAGTCAGAATTGTTCATTTACATATTGAAAATGTTATCGAGAAAGGTGGAGAGATTAGACTCTGTGAAACCTTGGCAACCCTTCGGAAACGAAGAAGGTGCTAAATTCTATCCGCATAGACGGAAAAGATAACCAAACATTTATTCTACATTTCCTGTAGCATTTTCAATTTTTTATCAGATAAAATTGGAAAATAAGTTACAACATCTTCAGACATTACATTTCACGACACAAGTCGGAAAGGTTTATGATATTCCATTAAGCTATCAGCTTTTTGGAAAAGAACTGTATTCTGCTCCTATCATTCTGATAAACCACGCTTTGACAGGAAATTCTGACGTTGCAGGAGAAAACGGCTGGTGGAAAACCTTGGTCGGAGAGGGAAAAGTTATCGACACAAACCAATTTACAATAATTTGTTTCAACATTCCAGGAAACGGTTTCGACGGCTATTTCATTGATGATTACGAAAACTTTATCGTTCAAGATATCGCCAAAATTTTCATCGAAGGGTTAAAACTTCTGAAAATTGAAAAACTTTTCGCTTTGGTTGGCGGTTCGGTTGGCGGTTCTATTGGTTGGGAAATGCTCGCTTTGGAAAATAATTTAGCAGAGAGATTTATTCCTATTGCAACAGATTTCAAAACCTCGGATTGGTTGCATTCTCAATGCTTGGTTCAAAAATATCTTTTGGAATCGGAAGAAAAACCATTGGAAAAAGCCAGAGTTCACGCAATGTTATGTTACAGAACACCCCAATCTCTCAACTCAAGATTCAAAAGAGAAACCGATAGTGAAAAGCAGATTTTGAAATCCCACGACTGGCTCAATTTCCACGGAAACCGATTAAACGAAAGATTTAGTTTAAAAGCATACAAACTCGTTAATCATCTTCTGATGAATATCAATGGGAAGGAAAATGAACTGGAAAATATCAATGCAGAAATCCATTTGGTTTCGGTTGACTCAGACCTTTTTTATCCGGCTTTTGAGATTAAAAACACTTACGATTTTTTAAAACATAAAAACAAAAACGTTCAGTACCACGAAATCAAATCCATCCATGGACACGATGCTTTCCTGATGGAATACGAACAACTGAACACAATTTTAACACCTCTATTTTTGAACTGATGACAGACAAGAACACAATTAATATTTATAGAAACAAAGCTTTGGTCAACTTCGAAGGAAAAAATTTCCTCGGACAAATCGGTGTGGATTCACGCATCTTCCAAGCTTTAAATGAAGGCGGAATCAGCGTTGGCGTTATTTCCCAACAAGCGATAGAAAACGGAATTTCTGTTCTTGTAGATGAAGTGGATGCAGAAGATGCGGTCAAGTTTCTGAAAAAAGAATTTGAGAAGGAAGCGAAGGAAGGTCACGTCAGCAATATTTATAGCATTGATAATTTGAGCGTTATCGGTTTTGTTTCGGATAATTACAATAAGATTTTATCGGAACTTCAACGCAACAAGATTTTTCCTTTATTATTAAGTCAAATCGCTTCTGCTGGAAGAGTGAACATTGTGGTGACCGAAAACCAAACCGAAATCACCAAAAACATCATCGAAACCGAAATCTAC
The genomic region above belongs to Epilithonimonas zeae and contains:
- a CDS encoding OsmC family protein gives rise to the protein MKITLNRINDDFLFECSNEQGNSILLDNTTLPNAKGVSPMQSVLMAVAGCSGIDVVSILKKQRQTITDFKAEVEGERVQVDEAKPFKSIKVKFFLEGEIDPKKAKKAAELSFEKYCSVSKTLEPNVEITYEVSVNGEIVE
- a CDS encoding DUF1990 family protein, which encodes MKVYLSNQKNKFKKHLEDLKSKNVMIYDKSKLVEKITQISIDTGKTIDEIDLEFLIDYNIFPSNILIFTTQWNDENREMKVGDTILQQVFLPPIKSFSQKIIFGVRIKEIINEENKKGFSYETLEDHVEKGISTFTIEKLNQKIIFKIHTFSIPGNIFSKLLAPIFSIPYQTYCTKQALENVKQQVENQ
- a CDS encoding alpha/beta fold hydrolase → MENKLQHLQTLHFTTQVGKVYDIPLSYQLFGKELYSAPIILINHALTGNSDVAGENGWWKTLVGEGKVIDTNQFTIICFNIPGNGFDGYFIDDYENFIVQDIAKIFIEGLKLLKIEKLFALVGGSVGGSIGWEMLALENNLAERFIPIATDFKTSDWLHSQCLVQKYLLESEEKPLEKARVHAMLCYRTPQSLNSRFKRETDSEKQILKSHDWLNFHGNRLNERFSLKAYKLVNHLLMNINGKENELENINAEIHLVSVDSDLFYPAFEIKNTYDFLKHKNKNVQYHEIKSIHGHDAFLMEYEQLNTILTPLFLN
- a CDS encoding energy transducer TonB, with translation MRAFLLIISLLISNVAFSQSETTKTSTLADSKAEFPGGQDAFRKEFMKMVHAYVDITAYAVNGKFSFIITIDEKGKMSEMKIYPKVRNDEEFKQDMNFAMKRIKKKWKPAITNGVPVSSNIIFDINFTSEHSNEEY
- a CDS encoding glucose 1-dehydrogenase; this translates as MEINLNKQVAIVTGSSSGIGKGIAISLAKSGAITIVNHSSENSRTEAEDTLKTIEENGGEGFIIQCDVSKEDQVQEMFKTTIEKYGTVDILINNAGLQQDAAFIDMTLAQWQKVIDVNLTGHFLCSREAIREFLKRGMNDKSKALGKIINISSVHETIPWAGHANYASSKGALRMLMQTLAQEYGKQKIRVNNICPGAIQTPINKSAWDNEKSLDALMTLIPYDRIGQPEDIGNLAVFLASDYSDYITGASIYVDGGMTTLESFADNG